Genomic window (Jeotgalibaca ciconiae):
CGCCATCCTACTATCGAAAATGATGTAGAAATCGGTGCTGGAGCAACAATTCTCGGTAATGTAACAATTGGTCATAACAGCAAAATTGGTTCCGGAGCTGTTGTCTTGACAGATGTTCCGCCTCATTCAACAGCGGTGGGGATTCCTGCTAAGATTATAAAACGCAATTAAAATGAATTTTAAATTAAATAACAATTAGAATTTGCTTTGACATAGAATCATTGTTCTGCTATATTGTATTCAATATTTAAAAGACGTTGAAAAGAAAAGTACAGACAGAAAAAGCAATAAAGAGAGTCCGGTTGGTGAGAAAGGATTTGTTTTGATGTTTGGAAGTGCATCTTGGAGTCCCATCATTGAATTTTTTAGATGATGTCGGGGTTGCCCGTTACAGCAAACTGGTATTTTTTTATCCGTACCAGATTGAGCGTGAAAAAAAATTGATTTTTTCACATTAAGGTGGAACCGTAAAGATGTTTCTTTGCCCTTAAAGACAGGTATTTTCCTGTGTTTAGGGGCTTTTTTTGTTTTCCGTCAACATAATATGCAGAAAGGACTGAGATAATTAGCGGTTTAGTATTAAAAAATTACAAAGTGAATGGAGAATCGAACATGAACAAAAAGAAATTTTCATTAGCAATCTTAGCCTTATCAACATTGGTATTAACAGCTTGTGGCGGAAATGACTCGGATGGAGCAGCGGCAGCAAAAGAAAACATCATTGTCGGAACTTCTCCTGGTCCCTATAGCGAGTTATTTTTAGATGATATCGTCCCGATCCTAGAAGACAAAGGCTATACCGTTGAAGCAGTTGAGTTTTCCGATTTAAGATCGGCAGACGTTGCTCTTCAAGAAGGCGCAGTTGATGTAAACGTAGATCAACATACTGCTTATATGGATAATTTCAATACTGAAGCGGATGCAAGTCTTGTAGCAATTACGCCAATTCCGACTGTACCAACTGGTATGTATTCAGAAAAGAGAGCATCCATTGAAGAAGTTCAAGATGGCGACCAAGTTGGTATTCCCGATGATGCTTCCAATGCAGCACGTGCTCTCCTACTTTTAGAAAAAGCCGGATGGATTACATTGGATGAATCCGTAGAGGCAATGCAAACAACAACAAGTGACATTGTAGAAAATCCGCATCAGTTAGAAATCGTGGAAATGAGTTCTGCCCAAATCCCTCGTTCTCTAGATGATTTGGATTATGGAATCATTCCCGGAAGCATGCTCTATGCTGCAGGAATGAGTTCAAATGACAGCTTGTTGAATGAAGATATTTTGCCTCATTTAATTTTACACGCTGTTGT
Coding sequences:
- a CDS encoding MetQ/NlpA family ABC transporter substrate-binding protein; protein product: MNKKKFSLAILALSTLVLTACGGNDSDGAAAAKENIIVGTSPGPYSELFLDDIVPILEDKGYTVEAVEFSDLRSADVALQEGAVDVNVDQHTAYMDNFNTEADASLVAITPIPTVPTGMYSEKRASIEEVQDGDQVGIPDDASNAARALLLLEKAGWITLDESVEAMQTTTSDIVENPHQLEIVEMSSAQIPRSLDDLDYGIIPGSMLYAAGMSSNDSLLNEDILPHLILHAVVDEQNAETEWANAIVEAYRSDEFLERMEEVNTDNYWFIPEELTN